One Ammoniphilus sp. CFH 90114 genomic window carries:
- the acsA gene encoding acetate--CoA ligase, producing the protein MQAVTLEPVKVKSNLVSYEETYKNFDWKEVEKEFSWYETGKVNMAYEAIDRHCETARKNKVALYYSDAKRDEKYTFLELKKLSNKFGNTLRNLGIAKGDRVFVFMPRSPELYVSVLGTLKVGAIVGPLFEAFMEAAVRDRLDDSQAVAIITTPELLKRVPVSELPALKHVILVGAEGELEEGQVCYNQAMAAASDKLEIEWVDREDGLILHYTSGSTGKPKGVLHVHNAMIQHYQTAKWVLDLQEEDIYWCTADPGWVTGTSYGIFGPWLNGASNVVRGGRFSPQDWYSTIEKYSITVWYSAPTAFRMLMGAGDELVKDYDLSSLRHVLSVGEPLNPEVVHWGMRVFDKRIHDTWWMTETGAQLICNYPSMAIKPGSMGKPIPGVEAAIVDDEGNVLPANRMGNLAIKVSWPSMMRRIWNNPSKYEEYFRLSGWYVSGDSAYMDEDGYFWFQGRVDDVIMTAGERVGPFEVESKLVEHPAVAEAGVIGKPDAIRGEIIKAFIALRAGYEPTDELLEDIRNFVKTGLAAHAAPREIEVKDKLPKTRSGKIMRRVLKAWELGLPTGDLSTMED; encoded by the coding sequence ATGCAAGCGGTAACATTAGAGCCAGTTAAGGTAAAGAGCAATTTAGTAAGTTATGAAGAGACCTACAAGAATTTCGACTGGAAAGAAGTAGAGAAGGAATTTTCCTGGTATGAAACAGGAAAAGTAAACATGGCATATGAAGCCATTGACAGACATTGCGAAACAGCAAGAAAGAATAAAGTTGCCTTGTATTATAGCGATGCAAAGCGTGATGAGAAGTATACCTTCTTAGAGTTGAAGAAACTTTCTAATAAGTTTGGGAATACCCTAAGAAACCTAGGCATCGCGAAGGGCGATCGCGTGTTTGTCTTCATGCCTCGTTCTCCCGAGCTTTATGTAAGCGTATTAGGAACGCTTAAGGTTGGAGCGATTGTTGGACCATTGTTTGAAGCATTCATGGAAGCTGCAGTAAGAGACCGTCTTGACGATAGCCAAGCTGTTGCTATTATTACAACTCCAGAATTATTGAAAAGGGTTCCAGTTTCCGAACTTCCTGCATTGAAGCATGTTATTCTTGTAGGAGCGGAAGGCGAGCTTGAAGAAGGTCAAGTTTGTTATAACCAAGCTATGGCTGCAGCAAGTGATAAGTTAGAAATTGAATGGGTAGACCGTGAAGACGGGCTTATTCTTCACTATACATCTGGATCAACCGGAAAGCCTAAGGGAGTTCTTCATGTCCATAATGCTATGATTCAGCATTATCAGACAGCGAAGTGGGTACTAGATTTACAAGAAGAAGATATCTATTGGTGCACAGCTGACCCGGGCTGGGTAACAGGAACATCTTATGGTATTTTCGGTCCTTGGTTGAACGGAGCCTCCAACGTGGTCCGTGGTGGACGTTTTAGCCCTCAAGATTGGTATTCTACCATTGAAAAATATAGCATTACTGTTTGGTATAGTGCACCAACAGCATTCCGTATGTTGATGGGTGCTGGAGATGAATTAGTTAAGGACTATGACTTGTCCAGTCTGCGTCATGTACTTAGCGTAGGTGAACCTCTTAACCCAGAAGTCGTTCATTGGGGAATGAGAGTTTTTGATAAGAGAATCCATGATACATGGTGGATGACAGAGACTGGAGCACAATTAATTTGTAACTACCCATCTATGGCTATTAAACCAGGATCCATGGGTAAGCCGATTCCTGGTGTAGAAGCAGCTATCGTGGATGACGAGGGGAATGTTCTTCCTGCTAATCGCATGGGGAATCTAGCTATTAAGGTAAGCTGGCCTTCTATGATGAGAAGAATATGGAATAATCCTTCTAAGTACGAAGAATATTTCCGTTTGAGCGGTTGGTATGTATCTGGAGATTCCGCTTATATGGATGAAGATGGGTATTTCTGGTTCCAAGGCCGTGTGGATGATGTTATTATGACTGCGGGTGAGCGTGTAGGTCCATTCGAAGTCGAGAGTAAATTGGTTGAACATCCAGCTGTAGCTGAAGCAGGTGTAATCGGTAAACCTGACGCGATTCGCGGCGAGATTATTAAGGCGTTTATTGCTTTACGTGCTGGATACGAGCCAACAGATGAGTTGCTTGAGGATATCCGTAACTTTGTTAAGACTGGTCTTGCAGCCCATGCAGCGCCAAGAGAGATCGAAGTGAAGGATAAACTTCCAAAGACCCGTTCTGGTAAGATTATGCGTCGAGTATTGAAGGCGTGGGAATTAGGTCTACCTACTGGTGACTTATCTACAATGGAAGATTAA